The Maledivibacter sp. DNA segment ATAACGGTTCTACACCGGGGCCTACTATTCTAGTTTATCCAGAGGACAATGTATGTATTAGGGTATATAATAGACTGCCAACCCCCACTAGTGTCCATTGGCACGGTCTAGATATACCTAACAACATGGATGGAGTCCCAGCCATGGAACCATCACCCATAATAAATCCAGGCTGTTACTTTGATTACAAATTTAGAATAACTAATCCTCCCGGTACTCATATGTACCATTCCCACTTCCATACGGTAGTTCAAGATATGATGGGACTTGAAGGGGGATTCATCATTTTAGATCCCTGTGAAAAAGCTGATGATATTCAGAAGGATTTCTTTATTATGCTTAGCACCTATACACTTGAAAACATCAAACCCTTTACATTACCAAAGGGCACCTATGATACCAATCCATTTTCTATGGATGCAAACTTCTTTATGATGAATGGCGTCTCTTTCCCCCATACAGCTCCTTTAATAATAAATCAAGGTGATAAAGTGAGGATAAGATTCGGCAATATAGGTATAAAAAATCATCCTATTCATTTCCATGGTCACCAGTTTTCAGAAGCAGCTGCCGATGGAAATAGCATACCTATGAAAAATAGACTCATTAAAAATACCATATTGATTTCATCGGGCACAACAAGGGATATAGAGTTTGAGGCAAATAATCCAGGGGTTTGGCCACTTCATTGTCATTTCCCCCACCATGTAAGTAATAATAAAACACTTCCCTTCGGAGGTATGTCTACGGCAGTAGTATATGAAGATTATGATATAGAAAAGCATATTAAAAAAGCAACATGCCCTTATCAAAAACCTTAAATTATAAATAGGCAACTAAATTAAAGGTTTGACTGGAATCTTTATACCCACTTATCCAGAATTCATTTGTAT contains these protein-coding regions:
- a CDS encoding copper oxidase, which produces MIISPNLPTLPYVKRNGVKYFELIAEPVKREILPGIYMNVWGYNGSTPGPTILVYPEDNVCIRVYNRLPTPTSVHWHGLDIPNNMDGVPAMEPSPIINPGCYFDYKFRITNPPGTHMYHSHFHTVVQDMMGLEGGFIILDPCEKADDIQKDFFIMLSTYTLENIKPFTLPKGTYDTNPFSMDANFFMMNGVSFPHTAPLIINQGDKVRIRFGNIGIKNHPIHFHGHQFSEAAADGNSIPMKNRLIKNTILISSGTTRDIEFEANNPGVWPLHCHFPHHVSNNKTLPFGGMSTAVVYEDYDIEKHIKKATCPYQKP